A genomic segment from Candidatus Thermoplasmatota archaeon encodes:
- a CDS encoding isoprenylcysteine carboxylmethyltransferase family protein, which produces MSPPTTAFWLILAAIALQRVAEVFIASRHERALRARGGRLVPGDRYPLIVASHAAFLVLMLVEHVVAPWAGPHLLTLPLLLAFLVGEGLRFAAMHALGDRWTTRVWTVPGEKRIERGIYRRLRHPNYVGVALGAVSLALAFGLPASALAMGAAQAWLLRGRIRLEESAFEESAREPAPLAPEQPA; this is translated from the coding sequence ATGAGCCCGCCCACCACCGCATTCTGGCTGATCCTCGCCGCGATCGCCCTCCAGCGCGTCGCCGAGGTGTTCATCGCATCGCGACACGAACGAGCCCTCCGCGCGCGCGGCGGCCGTCTCGTCCCCGGCGACCGGTACCCGCTCATCGTCGCGTCGCACGCGGCTTTCCTCGTCCTCATGCTCGTCGAACACGTCGTCGCCCCGTGGGCCGGACCCCACCTGCTCACGCTCCCTCTTCTTCTCGCGTTCCTCGTGGGCGAAGGCCTCCGTTTCGCCGCGATGCACGCGCTCGGCGACCGCTGGACGACGCGCGTCTGGACCGTTCCGGGCGAGAAGCGCATCGAGCGCGGCATCTACCGCCGACTGCGACACCCGAACTACGTCGGCGTCGCCCTCGGCGCCGTGAGCCTCGCCCTCGCGTTCGGCCTCCCGGCATCCGCGCTCGCGATGGGCGCGGCGCAGGCGTGGCTCCTTCGCGGCCGCATCCGGCTCGAGGAGTCCGCCTTCGAGGAGTCCGCGCGCGAGCCCGCGCCCCTCGCTCCGGAGCAGCCCGCGTGA
- a CDS encoding NUDIX domain-containing protein — translation MQRRAFSVGIYAVHDDAVLLVHHKRLAKWLPVGGECEANETPLEAARRELFEETGLEGDFGLPAAHGVDGTPGALLAYEEHEAGSKGLHLNFNFACRVPSRAVRSDGSFSDARWVGAKDLDALGMPANVRACARLALEATKARKA, via the coding sequence GTGCAGCGCCGCGCCTTCTCCGTCGGCATCTACGCCGTCCACGACGACGCCGTCCTCCTCGTCCACCACAAGCGCCTCGCGAAGTGGCTTCCCGTGGGCGGCGAATGCGAGGCCAACGAGACGCCGCTCGAGGCCGCGCGGCGCGAGCTTTTCGAGGAGACGGGCCTCGAAGGCGACTTCGGCCTTCCCGCCGCCCACGGCGTCGACGGGACGCCGGGGGCCCTTCTCGCCTACGAGGAGCACGAGGCGGGTTCGAAAGGCCTGCACCTGAACTTCAACTTCGCCTGCCGCGTCCCCTCGCGCGCCGTCCGCTCGGACGGGTCGTTCTCGGACGCCCGCTGGGTCGGCGCGAAGGACCTCGACGCCCTCGGGATGCCGGCGAACGTGCGGGCGTGCGCGCGTCTCGCCCTCGAAGCGACGAAGGCGCGAAAAGCCTGA
- a CDS encoding class I SAM-dependent methyltransferase, which translates to MLVPVRLRPLVRQVRNVGYDAFDWAARATTGKLAYPRRSLRELVGGAPIYSHIVTGERFALYLKTLARLRPEASVLDTGCGVGRMAQPLKDYLRTPRKGGRASYTGFDPNEKCIRWCKAHIEATDPAFRFYHADLYHELYNPGGREKAESYRFPVGSGTVDVAFAGSLYTHLFRAAAAHYLAETARALRPGGTFLSTWFLLNEEVESRIEAGKSRYRFDHTIEDTRIGKPENPTVLVAHEERWVRAVLEREGLVVETIHPGDWSGYGSAIEHHDLVVAAKPE; encoded by the coding sequence ATGCTCGTACCTGTCCGCCTTAGACCTCTCGTGCGGCAAGTGAGAAACGTCGGTTACGACGCCTTTGACTGGGCCGCCCGGGCCACCACCGGTAAATTGGCGTATCCGCGGCGGTCCCTGAGGGAACTCGTCGGCGGCGCGCCAATCTACTCGCACATCGTGACGGGCGAGAGGTTCGCCCTATACCTCAAGACGCTCGCTCGCCTTCGACCGGAGGCCAGCGTGCTGGACACCGGCTGCGGAGTGGGCCGCATGGCCCAGCCTTTGAAGGACTACCTCAGGACTCCTCGCAAGGGTGGCCGAGCGAGCTACACCGGGTTCGATCCGAACGAGAAATGCATCCGGTGGTGCAAGGCGCACATCGAAGCCACCGACCCCGCATTCAGGTTCTATCACGCCGACCTATACCACGAATTATACAACCCGGGCGGTCGCGAGAAGGCTGAATCGTATCGGTTTCCGGTGGGATCGGGCACGGTCGACGTCGCGTTCGCCGGCAGCCTCTATACACATCTCTTCCGCGCGGCAGCCGCTCATTATCTCGCGGAGACAGCGCGCGCGCTGAGGCCCGGCGGGACATTCCTATCGACGTGGTTCCTCCTCAACGAGGAAGTGGAGTCCAGGATCGAAGCGGGCAAGTCAAGGTACCGCTTCGATCACACCATCGAGGACACACGCATCGGGAAACCTGAGAATCCAACGGTGCTCGTCGCGCACGAGGAACGATGGGTGAGAGCCGTCCTCGAACGCGAAGGACTCGTCGTTGAGACGATCCACCCGGGCGACTGGAGCGGATACGGCTCTGCGATTGAACACCACGATTTGGTCGTCGCCGCGAAACCCGAATGA
- a CDS encoding class I SAM-dependent methyltransferase encodes MSDVPRTVTWVDGRGAEFRVVHGQPSETFMQEAFAAVNVGDVVADVGTGSGAVALAVAKRADKVWAVDSDEAALVAGARAAKKLGLRNVQFVASDLETEPWRAWAPKRLDVVLAHLYLTGNLLARAAEALPAGGRLVVAALGPEQWAETGHPPRFVATPADLARDLDRAGFDVEALHHELAIVTAPDFGVLENAYFRSSPEVVANWKASGRWEGLRKSYEAGHANLTESRVVARGRRR; translated from the coding sequence ATGTCGGACGTCCCTCGAACGGTGACGTGGGTGGACGGCCGCGGCGCGGAGTTCCGCGTCGTCCACGGGCAGCCGAGCGAGACGTTCATGCAGGAGGCCTTCGCGGCGGTGAACGTGGGCGACGTGGTCGCCGACGTTGGCACGGGGTCGGGCGCGGTCGCGCTCGCGGTCGCGAAGCGCGCGGACAAGGTGTGGGCGGTGGACTCGGACGAGGCCGCGCTCGTCGCGGGCGCCCGCGCGGCGAAGAAGCTCGGCCTCCGGAACGTGCAGTTCGTCGCAAGCGACCTCGAGACGGAGCCGTGGCGGGCGTGGGCGCCGAAGCGGCTCGACGTCGTCCTCGCGCACCTCTACCTCACGGGCAACCTCCTCGCGCGCGCCGCGGAGGCGCTTCCCGCGGGCGGGCGGCTCGTCGTCGCCGCGCTCGGGCCCGAGCAATGGGCCGAGACGGGCCACCCGCCGCGCTTCGTCGCGACGCCCGCGGACCTCGCGCGCGACCTCGACCGCGCGGGCTTCGACGTGGAGGCGCTCCACCACGAGCTCGCGATCGTGACGGCGCCCGATTTCGGCGTCCTCGAAAACGCCTACTTCCGCTCCTCGCCCGAGGTCGTCGCGAACTGGAAGGCCTCGGGTCGGTGGGAGGGGCTCCGGAAGTCCTACGAGGCCGGGCACGCGAACCTCACGGAGAGCCGGGTCGTGGCCCGCGGCCGGCGCCGGTGA
- a CDS encoding 3-oxoacyl-[acyl-carrier-protein] synthase III C-terminal domain-containing protein yields MPVVEAVAHAVPPTRLSQRRAKAVAESLFAERGAGDRLLDVFDNGRIRERALAMPLEWYFEDHGHADRAKAYADVGLALAAEATARALGRARLSPEDLGGILFVSTTGFATPSLDARLAERLGFRRDAVRLPVWGLGCAGGVAGLNRAADLARARPDERFLLVALELCSLAFDLPSLFSAAGNEGRADVDRKHLVAASLFADGCAAVVVAGDASGARGPRHAGGASHLFPATERVMGWDVTDRTLDVVISPEIPAIVQREMAALVEGLARGRTIHHWLLHPGGAKVLDAYATSLGLDDKALRHASDVLAAHGNMSSPTVLFALERALAEGSPAPGERALLAALGPGFASELALLEG; encoded by the coding sequence GTGCCCGTCGTCGAAGCCGTCGCCCACGCGGTCCCGCCCACGAGGCTCTCCCAGCGTCGCGCGAAGGCCGTCGCGGAGTCCCTTTTCGCCGAGCGGGGCGCCGGCGATCGACTCCTCGACGTGTTCGACAACGGGCGCATCCGCGAGCGCGCCCTCGCCATGCCCCTCGAATGGTACTTCGAGGACCATGGTCACGCGGACCGGGCGAAAGCCTACGCCGACGTCGGCCTCGCGCTTGCCGCGGAGGCGACCGCGCGCGCCCTCGGCCGCGCGCGCCTATCCCCTGAGGATCTCGGGGGCATCCTGTTCGTCTCCACGACCGGGTTCGCGACGCCGAGCCTTGACGCGCGCCTCGCCGAGCGTCTCGGGTTCCGCCGCGACGCCGTGCGGCTCCCCGTGTGGGGCCTCGGATGCGCGGGCGGCGTCGCGGGGCTGAACCGCGCGGCGGATCTCGCACGGGCCCGCCCCGACGAACGCTTCCTCCTCGTCGCGCTCGAGCTGTGCTCGCTCGCATTCGACCTCCCGAGCCTTTTTAGCGCCGCCGGAAACGAAGGCCGCGCCGACGTCGACCGCAAGCACCTCGTCGCGGCGAGCCTGTTCGCCGACGGGTGCGCCGCGGTCGTCGTCGCGGGCGACGCGTCGGGCGCGCGCGGTCCGCGCCACGCCGGCGGCGCGTCCCATCTCTTCCCCGCGACCGAGCGCGTCATGGGGTGGGACGTGACGGACCGCACGCTCGACGTCGTGATCTCCCCCGAGATCCCCGCGATCGTCCAGCGCGAGATGGCCGCCCTCGTCGAGGGGCTCGCGCGCGGTCGAACCATCCATCATTGGCTTCTCCATCCCGGCGGCGCGAAGGTCCTCGACGCCTACGCGACGAGCCTCGGTCTCGACGACAAGGCCCTCCGCCACGCCTCCGACGTGCTCGCCGCCCACGGCAACATGTCGAGTCCTACGGTCCTCTTCGCCCTCGAGCGGGCCCTCGCCGAGGGCTCGCCCGCGCCGGGCGAGCGCGCGCTTCTCGCCGCGCTCGGCCCGGGCTTCGCATCCGAGCTCGCGCTTCTCGAAGGTTGA
- a CDS encoding DNA-3-methyladenine glycosylase, which produces MKPRDASFFARDADVVARALLGDVLEATLPDGSTRRARIVETEAYFGPPRANAALARRRDHASAPWRRAVVAEGDAASHAFRGPTPRAGIMFGPPALAYVYIAYGMHACLNVVTGRAGDPQAVLVRAAEPLDGAPARAASGPGRLARHLGVTRRLNGHALDAPPLRVLAGEPPEAVAVSRRVGVAAAVDLPLRFADAASPAVTAFRPGGRRRKGFQPRAASREA; this is translated from the coding sequence GTGAAGCCCCGCGACGCGTCGTTCTTCGCGCGCGACGCGGACGTCGTCGCCCGCGCGCTCCTCGGCGACGTCCTCGAGGCGACGCTTCCCGACGGGTCGACGCGGCGCGCCCGCATCGTGGAGACGGAAGCGTATTTCGGGCCGCCCCGCGCGAACGCCGCGCTCGCGCGCCGTCGCGACCACGCGAGCGCGCCGTGGCGGCGCGCCGTCGTCGCGGAAGGCGACGCCGCAAGCCACGCCTTCCGCGGACCGACCCCGCGCGCGGGCATCATGTTCGGGCCGCCCGCGCTCGCCTACGTCTACATTGCGTACGGAATGCACGCGTGCCTCAACGTGGTGACCGGTCGGGCGGGCGACCCGCAGGCCGTGCTCGTCCGCGCGGCCGAGCCGCTCGACGGGGCGCCCGCGCGGGCCGCTTCGGGGCCTGGACGCCTCGCGCGCCACCTGGGCGTCACGCGGCGACTCAACGGGCACGCGCTCGACGCGCCGCCGCTTCGCGTCCTCGCGGGCGAGCCGCCCGAGGCGGTCGCGGTCTCGCGCCGCGTGGGCGTCGCGGCCGCGGTCGACCTCCCCCTGCGCTTCGCCGACGCGGCGAGCCCGGCCGTGACGGCGTTCAGACCGGGCGGAAGGCGGCGAAAGGGCTTTCAGCCGAGGGCGGCCTCGCGGGAAGCGTGA
- a CDS encoding DUF1684 domain-containing protein: MDDATSWRADVAREQRWRAESYLGRNTPLSAEARRAFKGLGFYPIDPRFRLRDVKLERHAQPKPGNLGSTGPDAVAMLEVGVVRFALLGEACALKVFAPAPGEAAEDYLLIPFRDATSGDGTYGAGRYLDLEPNVADRYEIDFNRAYHPYCAHDDAWSCTLPPPDNRLPVKVEAGERL; this comes from the coding sequence GTGGACGACGCAACGTCGTGGCGCGCGGACGTCGCGCGCGAGCAGCGGTGGCGCGCCGAGTCCTACCTCGGGCGCAACACGCCCCTCTCGGCCGAGGCGCGGCGCGCGTTCAAGGGACTCGGGTTCTACCCCATCGACCCCCGATTCCGCCTGCGCGACGTGAAGCTTGAGCGCCACGCGCAGCCGAAGCCGGGCAACCTCGGTTCGACCGGCCCCGATGCCGTCGCGATGCTTGAAGTCGGCGTCGTCCGCTTCGCGCTCCTCGGCGAGGCGTGCGCGCTCAAGGTCTTCGCGCCCGCGCCCGGCGAGGCCGCCGAGGACTATCTCCTGATTCCGTTCCGCGACGCGACGAGCGGGGACGGGACGTACGGCGCGGGGCGCTACCTCGACCTCGAGCCGAACGTCGCCGACCGCTACGAGATCGACTTCAACCGCGCATACCACCCGTACTGCGCGCACGACGACGCGTGGAGCTGCACGCTCCCGCCGCCCGACAACCGCCTCCCCGTCAAGGTGGAGGCGGGCGAGCGGCTGTGA
- a CDS encoding NUDIX hydrolase: MERRHVSPTGFPTPGLAVDGAVVKGREILLVRRGKEPFKGAWALPGGFVEVGESTEDAVRREVAEETGLLTRVAGLVGVYSDPARDPRGHVVGVTYLLAVSGILPVSAGDDADEARWFPLDDPPETAFDHARILADVRAHLESHPRALFEEDCD; encoded by the coding sequence GTGGAACGCCGCCACGTCTCGCCCACGGGCTTCCCGACCCCCGGCCTCGCCGTCGACGGCGCGGTCGTCAAGGGCCGCGAGATCCTTCTCGTGCGCCGCGGGAAGGAGCCGTTCAAGGGCGCCTGGGCCCTCCCGGGGGGGTTCGTCGAGGTGGGGGAATCCACCGAGGACGCCGTCCGCCGCGAGGTCGCGGAGGAGACCGGCCTCCTCACGCGGGTCGCGGGGCTCGTCGGCGTCTACTCGGACCCCGCCCGGGACCCGCGCGGGCACGTCGTGGGCGTCACGTACCTTCTCGCCGTCTCGGGCATCCTCCCCGTTTCGGCCGGCGACGACGCGGACGAGGCGCGCTGGTTCCCCCTCGACGACCCGCCGGAGACGGCCTTCGACCACGCGCGCATCCTCGCCGACGTCCGCGCGCACCTCGAGTCGCACCCGCGCGCGCTCTTCGAGGAGGACTGCGACTGA
- a CDS encoding MazG nucleotide pyrophosphohydrolase domain-containing protein, with product MKVRELQARLADLYLEKDRRRGVEGTYLWLVEEVGELSVAIRDKDFFATREELADVLAWTASVANILGIDLEDAFNEKYPDRCLRCGAKPCRCPE from the coding sequence GTGAAGGTGCGCGAGCTCCAGGCCCGCCTCGCGGACCTCTACCTCGAGAAGGACCGCAGGCGGGGCGTCGAGGGAACGTACCTGTGGCTCGTCGAGGAGGTGGGCGAGCTCTCGGTCGCGATCCGCGACAAGGACTTCTTCGCGACGCGGGAGGAGCTCGCGGACGTGCTCGCGTGGACAGCCTCCGTCGCGAACATCCTGGGCATCGACCTCGAGGACGCGTTCAACGAGAAGTATCCCGACCGGTGCCTGCGCTGCGGCGCGAAGCCGTGCCGTTGTCCCGAATGA
- a CDS encoding DUF309 domain-containing protein has protein sequence MVPPRRPAGDGLRPRAHPRRRPRAPRVAPARALRGGLRLIPDAVRDGILAFNERRYFDAHEAWEEHWGLGAPAERSLMLGLIKAAVALHHLERGNVRGGVRELEMGLPHLVENAGHWPWLDVPALVADLESVLAQARYWGDAFAEHVEWPVLGVRA, from the coding sequence CTGGTTCCCCCTCGACGACCCGCCGGAGACGGCCTTCGACCACGCGCGCATCCTCGCCGACGTCCGCGCGCACCTCGAGTCGCACCCGCGCGCGCTCTTCGAGGAGGACTGCGACTGATCCCCGACGCGGTCCGCGACGGCATCCTCGCCTTCAACGAGCGCCGCTACTTCGACGCCCACGAGGCGTGGGAGGAGCACTGGGGCCTCGGCGCCCCCGCGGAACGGTCGCTCATGCTCGGCCTCATCAAGGCCGCCGTCGCGCTCCACCACCTCGAGCGCGGCAACGTCCGCGGCGGCGTGCGCGAGCTGGAGATGGGCCTCCCCCACCTCGTCGAGAATGCCGGGCACTGGCCGTGGCTCGACGTTCCCGCGCTCGTCGCGGACCTCGAAAGCGTCCTCGCGCAGGCGCGGTACTGGGGCGACGCTTTCGCCGAGCACGTCGAATGGCCCGTCCTCGGGGTGCGCGCGTGA
- a CDS encoding zinc-dependent metalloprotease family protein, giving the protein MRVLPLALLAALAVVTAGCLNAAVAPPILEEEAAPDLPSDLAPFAPAVELRALAREAAATGATVKIPATAVVETFPLSTGTGRALDLPVKLRPSPLLSNATWAEVDGVRVAMPAIEVYEGEVENRPGWKVRLTTTDQWTRGVVLAPRFNVLGMTPAGGVIPYLVRIGLEGNVPYGTELPSDKPGAGPTVRTGPDGAWMFDAPNWPQQDCLELVPPHVAPVLERPATQKAITAKIVLDGDARFGEALGNHSFPMMIAMLNEVDPIYEQEVGIRFSLVGAHLNTDPDYYPDPKKEAPLTKAAEYWNGRKDVDRDVVHVFTGYPSNYAMANCIGGAGIPDIGYTFTPLGWEIDSVYFHTSAFAHELGHIFSAHHHYGNHVETDGGLATIMIQGYTPGFRPVFSTLSKTVIRGWAEQYIKD; this is encoded by the coding sequence ATGCGCGTCCTCCCGCTCGCCCTCCTCGCCGCCCTCGCCGTCGTCACCGCCGGCTGCCTCAACGCCGCCGTGGCGCCGCCGATCCTCGAGGAGGAGGCCGCCCCGGACCTGCCTTCCGACCTCGCGCCTTTCGCCCCCGCGGTCGAGCTCCGCGCCCTCGCGCGCGAAGCCGCCGCGACGGGCGCGACCGTCAAGATTCCCGCGACCGCGGTCGTCGAGACATTCCCCCTCAGCACGGGCACGGGCCGCGCGCTCGACCTTCCGGTGAAGCTCCGGCCCAGCCCCCTCCTCTCGAACGCGACGTGGGCCGAAGTCGACGGCGTCCGCGTCGCGATGCCGGCGATCGAGGTGTACGAAGGCGAGGTCGAGAACCGTCCCGGCTGGAAGGTCCGCCTCACGACCACGGACCAGTGGACGCGCGGCGTCGTCCTCGCGCCGCGATTCAACGTCCTCGGCATGACGCCCGCGGGCGGCGTCATTCCCTATCTGGTCCGCATCGGCCTCGAAGGCAACGTCCCCTACGGCACGGAGCTCCCCTCCGACAAGCCCGGCGCGGGGCCGACAGTCCGCACGGGCCCCGACGGCGCGTGGATGTTCGACGCGCCGAACTGGCCGCAGCAGGACTGCCTCGAGCTCGTGCCGCCGCACGTCGCGCCCGTCCTCGAGCGCCCGGCCACGCAGAAGGCGATCACCGCGAAGATCGTCCTCGACGGCGATGCGCGCTTTGGCGAGGCGCTCGGGAACCACTCGTTCCCGATGATGATCGCGATGCTCAACGAGGTCGACCCCATCTACGAGCAGGAGGTCGGCATCCGCTTCTCGCTCGTGGGTGCCCACCTGAACACGGACCCGGATTACTACCCGGACCCGAAGAAGGAGGCGCCCCTCACGAAGGCCGCCGAATACTGGAACGGACGCAAGGACGTCGACCGCGACGTCGTGCACGTCTTCACGGGATACCCATCGAACTACGCGATGGCGAACTGCATCGGCGGCGCGGGCATCCCGGACATCGGCTACACGTTCACGCCTCTCGGCTGGGAGATCGACAGCGTCTACTTCCACACGAGCGCGTTCGCGCACGAGCTCGGCCACATCTTCAGCGCGCACCACCACTACGGCAACCACGTGGAAACGGACGGCGGCCTCGCGACCATCATGATCCAGGGCTACACGCCGGGCTTCCGGCCCGTCTTCAGCACGCTCTCGAAGACCGTGATCCGCGGGTGGGCCGAGCAGTACATCAAGGACTGA
- a CDS encoding site-specific DNA-methyltransferase: MAGHDANGPGAFLRANRGSIRAALAARDLAPGVFFGSATRLPLADATVQLVATSPPYPMIEMWDATFEAQTGVPSSRPLEHFAAAHDLLGRVWAECARVVAPGGILAINIGDATRTADGAFRCFANHVEVARRLDALGLHPLVPILWKKPTNKPNAFLGSGFLPPNAYVTLDCEYILLYRKGPPRKYPAMDPLRYASAMSKAERDRWFTQVWDVRGARQEAGRAAGTAPWPDEVAERLVRMFSLLGDAVLDPFAGTGTTLRVARALGRKAIGVEITKELEPTLRAGLAGPPDVDAVLDGLEARYPTPP; this comes from the coding sequence GTGGCGGGTCACGACGCGAACGGTCCGGGCGCCTTCCTGCGGGCGAACCGCGGATCGATCCGCGCGGCGCTTGCGGCGCGGGACCTCGCGCCGGGGGTCTTCTTCGGGAGCGCGACGCGCCTTCCCCTCGCGGACGCGACCGTGCAGCTCGTGGCGACGTCGCCGCCGTATCCGATGATCGAGATGTGGGACGCGACGTTCGAGGCGCAGACGGGCGTGCCGTCGTCGCGGCCGCTCGAGCATTTCGCGGCGGCGCACGACCTCCTCGGCCGCGTGTGGGCGGAGTGTGCGCGCGTCGTCGCGCCGGGCGGAATCCTCGCGATCAACATCGGGGACGCGACGCGGACGGCGGACGGCGCGTTCCGGTGCTTCGCGAACCACGTGGAGGTCGCGCGGCGACTCGACGCGCTCGGCTTGCATCCCCTTGTCCCGATCTTGTGGAAGAAGCCCACGAACAAGCCCAACGCGTTCCTCGGGTCCGGGTTCCTCCCGCCGAACGCGTACGTGACGCTCGACTGCGAGTACATCCTCCTCTACCGGAAGGGTCCGCCGAGGAAGTACCCCGCGATGGATCCGCTGCGCTACGCGAGCGCGATGAGCAAGGCGGAGCGCGACCGGTGGTTCACGCAGGTGTGGGACGTGCGCGGCGCGCGCCAGGAGGCGGGTCGCGCGGCGGGCACCGCGCCCTGGCCGGACGAGGTCGCGGAGCGTCTCGTGCGCATGTTCTCGCTCCTCGGCGACGCGGTCCTCGACCCGTTCGCGGGCACGGGGACGACGCTGCGCGTCGCGCGCGCGCTCGGGCGGAAGGCGATCGGCGTCGAGATCACGAAGGAGCTGGAGCCCACGCTCCGCGCGGGCCTCGCCGGGCCGCCGGACGTGGACGCCGTGCTCGATGGGCTCGAGGCGCGGTATCCTACGCCGCCGTGA
- a CDS encoding class II aldolase/adducin family protein codes for MTRAFFLGGEPSTNPLTGDLVAIARALVETGVGHGALSARHGLRATINAAAVPLEALRVEHFVEVADYDPHGDRLMVLGAHEPSPWAGLHALLYRAKREIGAVVQVEMPSSALPSGLATVARGRTTLEGALGVLEALRTATVVGFAGRHVVATGANPKEAHAAALGVLGGASP; via the coding sequence GTGACCCGCGCGTTCTTCCTCGGGGGCGAGCCTTCCACGAATCCGCTCACGGGCGACCTCGTCGCGATCGCCCGCGCGCTCGTCGAGACCGGCGTCGGCCACGGCGCGCTCTCCGCGCGCCACGGCCTGCGGGCGACGATCAATGCCGCGGCCGTCCCGCTCGAGGCCCTCCGCGTCGAGCACTTCGTCGAGGTCGCGGACTACGATCCGCACGGCGACCGCCTCATGGTGCTCGGCGCGCACGAGCCGTCCCCGTGGGCGGGGCTCCACGCGCTCCTCTACCGCGCGAAGCGGGAGATCGGCGCCGTCGTCCAGGTCGAGATGCCCTCGTCCGCGCTTCCCTCGGGCCTCGCGACGGTCGCGCGCGGTCGCACGACGCTCGAGGGCGCGCTCGGCGTCCTCGAGGCTCTGCGGACCGCCACCGTCGTGGGCTTCGCGGGCCGCCACGTCGTCGCGACGGGCGCGAACCCGAAGGAGGCCCACGCGGCCGCGCTCGGGGTTCTCGGCGGTGCGTCGCCGTGA